aaaaaaaaaaagagttgacTGACTTGGGCTGGCAGGTAAGGGTTAACAGATGAAACTGTTCTAGTTGGAAAGTGCAGGAGGCTCAGTCACACACATCTACCCAAGAAGCAGTGAGTCAGGTAGCTGTCGCTGTCGCAAGGGAACAACTGAGCAAATTAGGGGATTCTCAATGAgtctgagagaggaaaaatagggagacagtgactgaaaagaaaaacagaagtttCCAAAATCATTTCTGAGTGCTGACTTACCTTTGCTCACCGTTTTGAATGGTCCCAGTAAATACTCTCTGGCTgggttttttccttttcaacaGACCTTGCTTGATTATGCTCCCCATTCCTGTGGATCCAGCAAGGCTTTGTGTATAACCTGGATGAAAGCCTGGGTACCCCATGAAAGTGCTTTGAAAATGGGAGCCAAGAAGGGGAAACATGTGGTGAGCGGTGAGGGAGAACGGGTATGCTATAGAGGACTGGTTTGAGGGCTGAAGTGGGTGAGCTGCGACTAGGTTCGAATAGGCTATACGCCTCAGGGTGCTCACAGAGTTCCACATGTCAGGTAAAGACGTTCTGCTGTTGGCAGGCCCGGTAATAACACTCTCTCTGTTATAGGGTGTTGCTGACACTGGGGACGTTCTGGGCTTCTTTCTTGGGGAGAGTGGACCGTTGTGGGTCTTAGCAGGATCAAAGGCTGACACGTTTTCCATGATAGTGCTGTTGCATGTCTTATCCATTGAGGGAGAAGTCTCTCTGAGTTTCTCCGCTTGAACTGGACTTCCtctttgcttttgatttgtCCCATttacactttctttttcttctttgacatGTGTGATTTCACTTCTGTTATTCTCCTCTCTGGCTCTGTGGTGTAGACTGTCTAGCTGCTTTCGGCACTGGTCCTCCAGATGCTGCATCTCCAACAGCTGAGCAGCTCTCAGTAGCAGGTGCAGGTCATCCACAGATACCTCCAGAGTCTGTTTGTAGGTGAAGTCCAGAACTTGCTGGAAGGTGTGGGGTGAGAAACACTCCAGTGTGCAGTGGAAAGGACTGTCCATGTCTCCTAGAGCAAGCTGCTGTGCTAGTCTTCTGCTAGCACAAGCCAGTACTAGCCGATGAGCCCTGAAAGTTTGACTCTTTACCGAGATTATGGCATCGCAGAGTGACCCTGAGCGACGTAAAACATCTGCCTGCTGCAGGAAGTGCACATATTGCGTGTTTTTGAGCGGGATCATTTCTGAATACAACCAAAAAcctgagaagagaaagacaaagcaaaagacAATATCGGTCGATATGGTCAGATCATACCCACACTGTTGCGAATTAGTTCCATCATTTGCAAGGCTGTTAACG
This sequence is a window from Scatophagus argus isolate fScaArg1 chromosome 9, fScaArg1.pri, whole genome shotgun sequence. Protein-coding genes within it:
- the zbtb32 gene encoding zinc finger and BTB domain-containing protein 16, coding for MIPLKNTQYVHFLQQADVLRRSGSLCDAIISVKSQTFRAHRLVLACASRRLAQQLALGDMDSPFHCTLECFSPHTFQQVLDFTYKQTLEVSVDDLHLLLRAAQLLEMQHLEDQCRKQLDSLHHRAREENNRSEITHVKEEKESVNGTNQKQRGSPVQAEKLRETSPSMDKTCNSTIMENVSAFDPAKTHNGPLSPRKKPRTSPVSATPYNRESVITGPANSRTSLPDMWNSVSTLRRIAYSNLVAAHPLQPSNQSSIAYPFSLTAHHMFPLLGSHFQSTFMGYPGFHPGYTQSLAGSTGMGSIIKQGLLKRKKPSQRVFTGTIQNGEQSYHDVPKASTSFLGDPVLQQSSSKPSAEAFAGCQFSARGEVAQHELQSHLQEHRGEKPYHCQHCPKKFSLKHQLDTHHRVHTGEKPFECRLCGQRSRDYSAMIKHLRTHGGAMPYRCTICQEFSSSLVAMQRHLKSHSMQDFPTDWTISSTYQYISHI